In the genome of Phragmites australis chromosome 9, lpPhrAust1.1, whole genome shotgun sequence, the window TGTGTTTGTTGCCTTCCGACAGATATATGAAAAGATGATTTCTGGCATGTATCTTGGAGAAATTGTGCGAAGAATTCTACTGAAGCTGGCTCATGACGCTTCTTTGTTTGGGGATGTTGTTCCACCTAAGCTAGAGCAGCCATTTGTACTGAGGTATACTTTCTTGATCTATTGGTCATCGAGCTGTCCGTGCCGGTTGGCATGGAAAAGctgttttatttttgttattatTTGTTAGCTAACCAGCTGGTTAAATTTTTTCTCAATTTCCACAACCATCTTCCTTGGATAGTAAATGTATCTGACATCAAGAGTTTGGCAATCTTTTCCCATGATAATATTTAAGTTGGTGGCAATAATAGTCATACTTGACTAAATCGCAGCCATGGAAGCTGTGTGTCTTCTCAAGTTTCATGTTGCATCAGCTATGTAATCCAAAGATGGTGGCacatgacaatttttttttctgctggTCAACTCTCAGTTTTATCACAATTGCTTGCAACTCTAAACTTGGTCTCTTTTCTTCTCTGATGTATTGGCAATTTTGCAAAACTAGCTGGATGGCATGAGAAATTGTGTGGCTAGATAGACTGTTTCATGGATAGTTTTATAGTATAGTTCAGAAATTAATAGAGTATTTGTTgggttcaaattcaaaataaataatagaCCTCTAATCTCTACTTAGTTTgctaataaatatataaattggGTAGTATAGCATATTAATAGAGTATTTTTGGGTCCAAAATAAATAATAGACCTCCAATCTCTCCTTAGTTTATTAATGAAATATGAATAGGGTAGTCTAGCATACTTGGCATATCATGAAGACCTCATGCCATTTGTAACAAATCTTTGTGCAATGCTTAACATTTTTTCCCACACCAGCTCAGTTACAGGAAAAGGATTTATTTATAGAAACTCTACTAGTCTTATGTGCTTAATTCATCCAACTTCTGAATCTTATGGAGCTATAGAACTAGTTTTGTGAATATATTGATTGTGGTATCACAGGACGCCAGATATGTCGGCCATGCATCATGACTCCTCACATGACCTTAAAATTCTGGGAGCTAAGCTGAAGGATATCGTGGGGGTATGACTTGATCTGTGCCAAAGTGGATATAAATGATGTTCAATGACTATTAGTTGCTTATGAAATATTTGATCTTTGTTCAGGTACCAGATACTTCCCTGGAAGTAAGATACATTACTCGTCACATCTGTGACATTGTTGCAGAGCGTGGGGCACGCTTGGCTGCTGCTGGTATATATAGCATCCTGAAGAAGGTAGGTCGGGACAAAGTACCAAGTGATGGCAGTAAAATGCCGAGGACTGTCATTGCCTTGGATGGTGGGCTCTATGAACATTACAAGAAGTTCAGCAGTTGCTTAGAAACAACTCTTACAGACCTGCTCGGAGAAGAGGCCTCGTCTTCTGTGGTTGCCAAGCTGTCCAACGATGGCTCTGGCATTGGAGCTGCACTTCTTGCAGCCTCGCACTCCCAGTATGCCGAGGTTGACTAGTTTTGAGAATGAGTATGGATCAAACTGAGTGTAACTTCTCATATTTTTTCCCATCAAACGCTCCTAATATTCCAGGCTCCCGTCGGGGaatgtttatttttctttcttggcTATTCTGCAGACCGCACTTCGGTTCTCTGCAACGGGATATAGCTAGTGTAGCACCAATGAGTTTGGAGGTTATCTAACGCATAAGTGTTTCGATGGCAGGAGCATGGAAATGGAGGCTTGAACGATGCCATTCCTGTTCTGCCTATTCTTTCCCCTCTTGTATGGTGTTGTAAACTAAGaaaaaatttgaacttttttatttgaaataaagaTGAGAACACGATGGAATTTGAAAATCTGTTCTCTTCCTTGTTTCTTCCAATATATATGGTTGAATTTACTTGCATGGCTTCCAAATATAGTTACACTTACAGTACATACACACCAAAGGATGTGGCATTGTCCATCAGTTTTATTGCAACTAGTGTTGGTGTGGTGATTGGGCTTTCGTTTGCTCTGCTCTCCTAAGATTGTGCACAAGGCTTGCTAGTGTATCGTCCTAGATCCTAACCTCAGGCGATCAAGCTTCTTATCGCCATTGCTCACTCTGCTTTTCTTCAGACTTCGCAGTCCAAACCGCCCTTGCCCTTGTCGACCCCTTTGGCGTCGGAAAGCTGCTTCCGCCGGCTGCCTCCCCGTACCTGCAGCAGCGGAGCGGCGTCGTAGTTGGCAACATTCTCGTCCACGGTTTTCTGGTGCGCCTGCTCGCACCGCAGCAGTATCTGCAGCACGTCCTTCATCGTTGGCCGCGTGGACGGCTGGGCGCCGGTGCATATGATGCCGAGCTTGAAGACGGCCTCGACGTCATCGCCGTACCCCGCGTCGCTGAGGCACTTGTCTGCGGCATCGGCGATCCTTTTACCGGACTGCAAGTGCCGCCACGCCCACTCGGCCAGGGAGCCGTGCTCGCCGCCGTCGTTGGCCTCCCTGCCAGTGCTCAGCTCCAAGAGAACAACcccgaagctgtacacgtcgaCCTTCTCGTTCACCTTCCTCGTGTACGCGCACTCTGCACAAAGAAACGTGACGAGCACAAAAATAAGCTGTGCACCACTGGAAATTGGCGTTTAGGATCACCGAGGCAAGGCAAGTACCGGGAGCCGTGTAACCAAATGTTCCGGCGACGGCGGACACGTTGTCGGGCGCGCCGGCCTGCACCAACATCCGGGCGAGCCCGAAGTCGGCGACCTTGGCATGGAATTCCGAGTCGAGCAAGATGTTGCTGGACTTGACGTCCCGGTGCACGATCGGCGGCGAGCATTCGTGGTGCATGTAACACAGCCCCCGCGCGGCGCCTACGGCCACCCTGACCCTCGTCGGCCAGTCCAGCGGCGCTCGCCGGACAGACGGGGCCCTCGCCATAGCGCTTCCAGCCAGCCATTTGTCGCCGTGCAGCCACTTGTCCAGGCTACCATTGTCCATGTACTCGTAGACGAGGAGCTTGGTCTCCGCGCGGGAGAGGCAACACAGAAGCTTGACGATGTTGGTATGCCGGATGTGGCCGAGGATGTCCACCTCGGACGCGAACTCGCGCTCCAGGTTCTTGTTCAGCTTCCTGCCGGTCCATATGCGCTTCACGGCCACGGTGCCCCCCATGCAACCGCTGCTCCGGCTGGTGTAGGCGACGCGGTACACGCGCCCCGAGCCACCCTTACCGATAAGATTTTCGTCGGAGAGCCCGCGCAGCACGGAGGCCTCGCCGAAGTCCAGAGGATGGAAAGGGGTGAGCTTCCAGGCCTCCTCGGCCTGAACGAGCCGCCGGTTTCGCCTCTTGATGTCGCGAACCACGAAGAAGGCGAGCGCCGCGATGACGACGAGGAGCGCGGCACCCGCCGCGAGGAGACCCGCGCGGAGACGCGGCGAGACATGGTCGGATGAGTTGGCCGCACACGAGCGCACGCCCGTGAGGTACACCGACGACGGTGCCGCGGTGCAGAGGCCCGGGTTTGCCAAGAAGCTTCGGTCGTTGGCAGAGGTAGCGAGCGCCACCGGGACCTCGCCGGTGAGCTGGTTCGACGACAAGTTAAGCTGGTTAACTCTCAGCGATCCCAGCGCCGGCGGTATGGCACCGGAAAGCTGGTTCGACGAAAGGTCGAGCAAGGTGAGCACCGGCATGGAGCCTAACCCGGCCGGTATCTCGCCGGTGAGCTGGTTATTGCTGAAGTTCATCTGCGACAGACCACTGATCGACGCAATGTTCGCCGGGATTGCCCCGGACAGCTGGTTCACTGACAGATCCAGCTCCTGCAGCAGTGGCATCCCGGCGACGAATCCCGCTGGTATATCGCCAGAGAACAAGTTATTTCCAGCGTGAAACTTCTGGAGCCGAGGGGCCGATGCCGGAAGCCGGCCGGTGAACCGGTTGTTGTCGATGAAGAGCCTCGTCAGATTCCAGTACAGCTTCTCCGGCAGGCTTCCACCTAGCTGTCCATTATTGTGCAAATACAGGGTGGTTAGCTTCGTCTCCGTCCACAGAGCGGCCGGCACCTCACCGGACAAGTCGTTATCTTGGAGCTGCAGCCATATGAGAGCGGGGCAGTTGGCAAGGCTGGTCGGGATTGAGCCGTTCAAGCGGTTACCGGAGGCGGTGAGCACCCACAACTGCCGGTGGTCGCAGATCCCCACCGGTATTGGCCCATAAAAATCGTTCTCATCGATCTGGATGTCTCTCAGCAACGGCGTCTGCTTCCCGAGTTCCGCCGGGAGAACTCCAGTAAGGTTATTGCTCCACAGCCACAAGAATACCAAGGAGGGTAGTTGGACAATGCTCGCCGGTATCTCGCCAGAGAGATAGTTCTGGTGCAAGTTCAGTAACCTTAGGTTCACCAAGCTTCCGAAGCTTTCTGAGATCGTTCCACTCAGCTGGTTCTCGGACAGGTCGACCTCTACCAAACCTGTCGCTCCGATCGGGCCGTTGATGACGAGGTCACCGGAGAGGTTGTTCTTGTACAGATACAAGTACTGCAGCTTTTGGAGGTTCCAGATCCCAGAAGGTATGCTTCCGGTGAATGCGTTCCCAGACAGGTCGAGCCACTCAATCTCCGACATCTCCGTGACATAGCTCGGAAATTCGCCGGTGAGTTTGCACTGCCCCATCCAGACAGTCCTTAGCTTCGTCAAGTTCTTGAATGACTGCGGCAGTATGCCGGCACCGAACGGATTCACCTCAAGCTTGAGCGTCTGAAGGCTAGTCAACTcaccgagctccggcgggatCGTGCCGGTGAGCTGGTTTTCGTTGAGAGCAAGGTAAGTCAGCCTCTTGAGCTTCGATACCGCCGCCGGTATTTCGCCGGTGAAGTTGTTGTGGTCCAAGGCGAGGTAAGTCAGGTTCCCCCCAGCTCCAAGGCGGCCGATGTCGGCCGGGAGCTCCCCGCCGAGCTGGTTCTTCGAGAGGTTGATGGACGTGATGCCGGTGAGGTTGTAAAGGAACGCCGGGAAGCCGCCGCCGACGCTGGTGTTGTGCAGGTCGAGCACCGTGAGGCCGGAGAGGCCGCCGATGGCCTCGGGGACAGTGCCGGCGAGCGTGACGTTGGGGAGGGCGAGCGACGTGACCCGGCCGGCCGCGTCGCAGGACACGTAGGCCCAGTTGCAGTGCGTGGCCCCGTTCGCGGCGCCCCACGACGCGAGCGGCGCCGGGTCGCCCCACGCGCGCTTGATCTGGAGGAGCAGCTGCGCCTCGTCGGCCGGCGCTGCGGCTGGCTGGGCCGCGGCGTGGCGCGGGAGGCACGGGAGGGCGAGGCAGACGCACGACAGAACGAGGACACGGAGGCAGGCGTGCGCGCGTGGCGATGGTGCCATGGTTTTGGCGTGGTTTTCGGTTGGTTTCGTCTTTCGTGTGATTCTCTCCGTCCGCCGCCGCGGGTGCGCGCGCGCGTTCAGTTTGCTGGGCGGGTGCGGTAGCCTGCCATCGCGGACCGCGGGAACTGCGAAACGAGCGTGGGCACTATATTATTGGGTCGTTTTGGGTCAACTGGGTGTGGTTGCTTGGAAGATTCAGACTTGCCTGATTCCTACGACAATTGGTGCTTGCACGTTCTTTTATTGGGGTTTAGACGGGTCAAATTGCTTTGTTTGAAAGGGATGTGTTCGAGATGAATTTGTTGGATGTGGCTGCTAAAATACGGACCAAACTGAGCTACGTGGCTGCTAAACTTCGTTGACCATTGTGCTGATCTAGAAGATAATCTGCTCCGGTCCTTTGGACTAGAGGGGTGTGCCGGCCCATTGCTTGGCTGAGAGCGGAGAGtttttatgtttatattttctaatattaatatttaaataaatatatttttaatgacAATATTTGTATAGATGACCGTCTAACGTCTTCTGAAAGGGCTGTAACTCTTTCAGAGATAGTAAAGATGATAACGTGACAGCAGAATATTTTATCGCTATCTCAAAGAACGGTTAGTCCTTACCACCCTCTGAAATATATCACCCCTTACCGCTcactgagagggcgggtagccACCCTCTTAGGAGACGGTTAGCCTCCGCACCCCCCATAGCCCACACATTATAAAATAGTTGAATATCAGCCAAAATAGCAatttaaatccaaaaaaaaagtgaggggaggagaggagaggaggtagCGCGGCAAAGTGTGAGTGTGTTTAGCATATctcgatgttatatttgtaaggttTTCGTCTTACATATGTACGTTGTATTtgattgtatatttatatattataatatgttcatgtaactatgtgtatatatgttgttcatgtaactgtgtgtatatataatatattcatgtaactttgtgtACCTGTATGTTATATGCTGTTCACGTAATTGTGTGTATATGTAATATGTTCATATAATAGAATGTTTATATTTGGTTCCAATGCAGATATGACACGCCCACTGACCCCTGAGCTTCTTGTCCTTGCAGTGCACAAGAAGCATCACAGTTTCATGTATGTAGTTTACTAGATAGAGTTAGGAGTTTTCTGACCATGTGGCCTCgaggagctacttacgatcgacgatTGTTGGAAGCACCGATATGTTATGAGTTAGCTGCGTATGTgcctaattatttatttattgcatgctcTACATTCACTTAGTATTTCAAATGGTATAGGTTGGCAGCATCTGAACTCCTACCGTTGTATCGCTTGGTGGAGGTTCGAGCGACAGAGAACTCTAAGGCAGCCGTGAgacgattctattttgaccgctcgcTGATCGCTGCACTGGTCGACTGGTGGAAACCTGAGATCCACACTTACCACTTCCCCTGCGACGAGATAGCTCCGacgttgcaggacgtagcctacctgttaggcttaccaTGCGGCGGAATCGTCGTTGGATTCATTGACGTGGATGCAGACTGGATGAATGTCATGTTCGCGCGGTTCACCGCTGTTCAGCGGATGGGCGACGCAGCcgcctacgtgcctgagtttcTGTCAGATCCGCGAtggcccacgaagaagtggatccttcAGTTCTAGGTACCTTGCCATTTACTTTACGATTTgcaagatattttactcatcatcatttgatTTACTTCAAGCTTGCATAGATGCACCCAGACGCCGGTGTGTACTCGGTctcgaggcacttggaggcTTCCCTGCTTTGATTGTTCgactgggttatgttcaccaatGGCTAAGACcacctggtgtcgaggacccttgttTCTGTACGTGAGGGGATCGCAGATGCGGAGCCCGATGATGTCCCTCAGTTGAGCTGGGCCTCCGCTGTCCTGGCGGCGACGTATCGGGCCTTGTGCGACGCGTgtacgaagaaggagccacaacCCATATTTTTTGGGTGCCCACTGTTGCTGCAGTTGTGGTCGTACGAGCGGTTTGCGATTGGTCGACCCGTTGTGGACCAGTATTCGTACCCTTAGGAATGGTACGAGGAACCCGATGGGCCCACCATAGGCTTGTTGTGGTGTCAACGTCGGGTACGTAAGAAATATAGCTCTACTTCACTTGCCACATATTATAAGCCCGATTTCTTACTATTTTTTTCCATAGATGCATTGGGCGCACAAGCAGGCCCACGGTGTGTACAAGCATTTTAGGTTGTAGTTCGACTGTCTGCATCTAGATGACGTGGTTTGGACCCCTTACAGGCACTTGATGATACAAGCTCATGCGCCTTTCGATTTGTCTCTATTGAGCTGCCGTGATGAGGACTATCGGCTTACAAAGAAGCCactcgtcttcgacatctacgtcgatgagtactcaccccaccacGTGATGAGCCAGTTCAGACGCTTATTGGCGTTCCCCCTCATCAACGTTCGTATGGTTCTGAGCCATGTTTgcaggtaactaaaatcaaatatataatctACAACATTCGTCTCATTTGTAGTCTATCTAATGTGattgacttgcaggtatacaaGTAAGGGCCAACCGGGTGGCAACCTCTGGACAGATCGCTTGGCGCCATATGTCTTAGCGTGGGCCCATGTCCTGGAGGATATCGTCGTGGAGCCTCGTCTTTTTGCCGACCCGAGCTTCAAGGAGTACCTATGGTGGTACGTCCCGCGTAAACGTATACGAGGCACCTACACCCCAGATATTGTCCGGTCACACGTCACTTCAACTACGGATGCCTACACGGGCCATTACGACGAGGACactgcattagcggtatgttTAATTAACGTCttgtttttttatcatataattcTATACGAACCAatataaactgaaattctcatttcatgtttgtttcaacagttcaatatcatatacgatatccatagggacatGACTGGAATCATGGAGCGCCTCAGGCAAGGGATTCAGCTTAGTGCGGTGGATGTAGCGGGATTTGTCAAGCGGTTTTTGATAAGGTCGAGtgggccttgaagcttacctcatgctGATCCACCGTAGACGTCACCGATGCTCCTTTCAGGTCCAGTGGGATCCGCACAGAGTCGCCCAGGAGGTCTGGTGTGCAACGACCTCTAGCGGGATCGACATCCACACCAGCCTCCACCTTGACCACGACCTCTAGGGCCAGACACAAcatgtacatattttttatacacACGGCTGTTAGcgatattcttttgttactaatgcattaattttaaaaatatatattaggtgcacctgCACACTTATCGACACTGACACCTAGACTCTCGGGTAATGGGCGCCAATATACTGCcgcattcaatatattcaatagtatatctaatataatcaTCCGTTCGTGGGTTACTACGGTGATGAAGTCAGGACGTTTTCATGTGCACCTCGAGTGTTCCTAGTACTGCTTTCCCAACGTTTATCTCTATTGGATCATTCTGTTACGCCTcagctagcagcacaagaggAAGACCACGTTCACTTGCTATATGTATGTACTGACTCTAAGTAGATGTTGCATTAATCAGGACGAGCTCCCCGAAGTACCCCAGAGTAGCACGGCTTAGtacagctctcagcttaagctcatgttgctaACGATCTAGTTGAAAATggcgcatcagccacttgcacatgccAACTATGAttctctcattggctctactaagtccctttgACAAATGCTGAAATTTAGAGAGATATCAACCGCTAGAATCATAACCAGTCCGatattcaccataatatatatgaaaatatagcttatcggacatccctggaaacatccgaaaatatatctaatgttaataccgaaaaactatacttctgattatgGAAACTTTGATAAAATTACCAGAACCAATGATCAACTAACAATATGTTTAGTCcactacaatcaatattgctcATCAACAAACTAACCAACCCCACTAATTTACCATCTATCTACTTAATAAAGTTtataattatctataattataaGATACATCATTATtatgtaaaatctagataatcgaTACTACCGTACTCTAAATACCACTATACAAACTAACCAACCCCGCTAATTTACCATCTGTCTACTTAATAAAGTTtataattatctataattataaGATACATCATTATtatgtaaaatctagataatcgaTACTACCGTACTCTAAATACCACTATATATCTGACGGTTATCTTGCTATTTTAAAATggatctttacaatatactacaaaagatagAAAAATCATCATTTTCTGATTATCTTGCTAAATCCTAAgtctcatataatataactattGTTACGTTGCTAGACCCTAGATGTAGTGGTactttaattaataataaaaatataagtctagaaaaattaacAGAAACCGAGATctaaaattaagataaaaaatagtagagctTCGCCACactacctccctctcctctccccctctttcttttttttttatgaatttaaatTGCTATTTTGACTAATTTTCAGTCATTTTATAGTGTGTGTGGGCAGTGAGGGGGCGGCGCGTGTGCGGGGGGGCTAACTGTCATCTGAGAGAGTGGCAAGGGGCATTACTCATCCTCTCAGTGGGCGGTAAGGGCTGGTATGGTCGATGGGCTCGAGGGGTGGGGCATGCTCGCTCTCTGAAAGAGCGGTAAGGACTAACTGCCATTTGAAAGGGCGGTAAGCGGTTCCACTGTCACGTTGCCATCCTCAGCTCTTTTAGAGAGTGATAGATgtctatttatataaatattattatcagagatctatttatttaaatattaatgttaaaaaatatataaaaagaaCTCAAAAGCGGAATGGGCAAACTTTTCCGCAGCAGCGAGGTCCATCGCCGGTGACAAAGAAGGATGAGTTGCCttcaaaggaagaaaaaaaaaagcctctACAAGCCTCTAAATTCATCGTTTCAGTTTTCCAGTTGGCTCACTGGTTGAAACTGTTGGTGCTTATAAATTATAGTAATTCTTACGTGTCAGATCGTGTCGTTTTCAACTACCGTCTCAGCCTCTAACTAGCTTGTACAATATTTGATCGTGTTACACTGAGCAGTTGGACCCACTAGAGCTTGGCGCGTTACGTCAGCTCGAGGTCACGGACGGAGTGAGCCACGTCATGATACGAAGTGTTTAACTGATCGCCTGACAAGTGGGCCCTGGATATCAATATCTCTTGGTCGTTCCGGCCTAAGCGAGTCAAACGGAAAAGTCCAAGATAAGGTTGTTGTGGGCGTAGTGGCCTTGTTAGGTTGTTTGACTAATCTAGTGGTATATAGTCAGTCGTCGACAATACATGTTCATGTGCATCAAGCTCATATGCCAATAAGTACCTTTCTTAGACACGAGACAATTGTAATCTTGTCCAACTCGCTACTCTTCGTGGCGGATCaagaatattaaaaaaacacgTATACATTCAGATTAACTTAGTTTTTAAGTACTGAAACCTCGACTCCAATTGCTGATTCCTCATATGCTAACTAGTTCATCAAAGTCGTCGTTAATAAAGCTTCTAGTGATATTTAAAAAATCTTGTGCTAATACTGATactatctctatttttttaattatcatCATATTTTTTGCTGTAGCAATTTTaactttatatttttaaaaaatattatagatATCTAAAATTTTCGTATCATTAAATTTATCGTAAAATATATTCTATCAGTATAGTATACTTTTAAgtatttctaaattttttagaaaaacataGATTAAAACTGCTACAGTAAAACACGTGACTACTGAAAACGAGGGTAATAGTATTTATGTACTCCATGTGTCaactaaaagaaaatatttccAGGCTTTTAGGCCTAACAAAACCGGTGGTATATACTTGTCTTCTTCATCTTGACAATGTACCCCTCTTCTATAATTCttggggaaaaaagaaaatacaacTTTACGAAGAAATGCTTCGCTGGAAACACACTAGATATGAAGTGCAGTATGACGATGCGACGACAAAATAATTTTCCACTCGAATTAACAACTGCTTCTAGACGTTAGCAAATGTTTAACTGCACAGCCCATTGACTGGTCTGCCTCCACTGCCCCACCGAGACAGCCAAGTGCCGGTCCCACCATCGTCCGCCTCTTGTTCAATGTCCCGGCGAACTCCTCGTGAAGCAGCGCGATGACGGAGCGGGATGTCGTCAATGTGCAATAGAAGATACGCGGTGCTGGCGCCACTGGTGTGGATGAAGAGGGAGGGTGAAGCATTTAGGTTTTAATTTGTGTTTTGATAGttaataataatatttagaTATTgactaatttatttatttgagttatgagAATGTTAGTCTGAGAATTATTGAGGAGCTCAAAGAAGCATGTGCAGAAGATATATAAATAGTTCACTTAAAGACAAATGTATAAAatgtatgataatttttttactgGTCAACgatgattagagaagaaaagtgaTCGGATTAATAGGATAAATGCTATATTATTAAGAGAGATTGATGTGTGTTTATTTGAGATATCAAAAGTATTATAATTGCTCAAACTTATA includes:
- the LOC133929251 gene encoding receptor-like protein kinase 5 gives rise to the protein MAPSPRAHACLRVLVLSCVCLALPCLPRHAAAQPAAAPADEAQLLLQIKRAWGDPAPLASWGAANGATHCNWAYVSCDAAGRVTSLALPNVTLAGTVPEAIGGLSGLTVLDLHNTSVGGGFPAFLYNLTGITSINLSKNQLGGELPADIGRLGAGGNLTYLALDHNNFTGEIPAAVSKLKRLTYLALNENQLTGTIPPELGELTSLQTLKLEVNPFGAGILPQSFKNLTKLRTVWMGQCKLTGEFPSYVTEMSEIEWLDLSGNAFTGSIPSGIWNLQKLQYLYLYKNNLSGDLVINGPIGATGLVEVDLSENQLSGTISESFGSLVNLRLLNLHQNYLSGEIPASIVQLPSLVFLWLWSNNLTGVLPAELGKQTPLLRDIQIDENDFYGPIPVGICDHRQLWVLTASGNRLNGSIPTSLANCPALIWLQLQDNDLSGEVPAALWTETKLTTLYLHNNGQLGGSLPEKLYWNLTRLFIDNNRFTGRLPASAPRLQKFHAGNNLFSGDIPAGFVAGMPLLQELDLSVNQLSGAIPANIASISGLSQMNFSNNQLTGEIPAGLGSMPVLTLLDLSSNQLSGAIPPALGSLRVNQLNLSSNQLTGEVPVALATSANDRSFLANPGLCTAAPSSVYLTGVRSCAANSSDHVSPRLRAGLLAAGAALLVVIAALAFFVVRDIKRRNRRLVQAEEAWKLTPFHPLDFGEASVLRGLSDENLIGKGGSGRVYRVAYTSRSSGCMGGTVAVKRIWTGRKLNKNLEREFASEVDILGHIRHTNIVKLLCCLSRAETKLLVYEYMDNGSLDKWLHGDKWLAGSAMARAPSVRRAPLDWPTRVRVAVGAARGLCYMHHECSPPIVHRDVKSSNILLDSEFHAKVADFGLARMLVQAGAPDNVSAVAGTFGYTAPECAYTRKVNEKVDVYSFGVVLLELSTGREANDGGEHGSLAEWAWRHLQSGKRIADAADKCLSDAGYGDDVEAVFKLGIICTGAQPSTRPTMKDVLQILLRCEQAHQKTVDENVANYDAAPLLQVRGGSRRKQLSDAKGVDKGKGGLDCEV